In Phaeobacter gallaeciensis DSM 26640, a genomic segment contains:
- the hpf gene encoding ribosome hibernation-promoting factor, HPF/YfiA family — protein MRYQISGKQIDIGEALQSHVQSELGAAVAKYAERPTDANVVFSRSAHEYVCETTVHLSTGLTAQAKAHATEIYAAFEACCEKMEKQLRRYKRRLKDHHRDRSEPVELSGASSYILASEDAGTESEPESLQPIIVAEMETQIPSLSVGEAVMQMELAGAPVLVFRKEGKDGLNVVYRREDGNIGWIDP, from the coding sequence ATGCGTTACCAAATCAGCGGAAAACAGATCGACATTGGCGAAGCGTTGCAGTCCCATGTGCAATCGGAGCTTGGAGCGGCGGTCGCGAAATATGCTGAACGTCCGACTGACGCCAATGTTGTCTTTTCGCGGTCTGCGCATGAATATGTTTGTGAAACGACTGTGCATCTGTCCACTGGTCTGACCGCACAAGCAAAAGCGCATGCCACTGAAATTTATGCCGCATTTGAGGCCTGCTGTGAAAAAATGGAAAAACAGCTGCGCCGTTACAAGCGCCGTTTGAAGGACCACCACCGCGACCGGAGCGAGCCGGTTGAACTCTCCGGCGCTAGCTCTTATATCCTCGCCTCTGAAGACGCCGGCACCGAGTCTGAACCAGAATCATTGCAGCCAATCATCGTCGCCGAGATGGAAACGCAAATTCCATCCCTTTCGGTTGGCGAGGCCGTGATGCAAATGGAACTGGCAGGCGCCCCGGTTCTGGTGTTTCGCAAGGAAGGCAAGGACGGCCTGAATGTCGTCTATCGTCGGGAAGACGGGAATATCGGGTGGATCGATCCGTAA
- the lptB gene encoding LPS export ABC transporter ATP-binding protein, whose translation MAKPELTVTNGSSGLRIEKLRKSYSKKVVIRDVSMSLDRGEVVALLGPNGSGKTTSFYAIAGLVFPEAGSVTIDGQNATTLPMYRRARMGIGYLPQEMSIFRGLSVEDNISSVLDIAVKHAHKRRERLEELLSDFSIEHLRRAPALALSGGERRRVEIARCLAADPKYLLLDEPFAGVDPISVGDIRHLVGDLKKRGIGVLITDHNVRETLEIVDRAYILHDGKVLMSGTPAEVVDNENVRRVYLGDNFRIS comes from the coding sequence ATGGCAAAACCGGAACTGACAGTCACCAACGGCAGCTCGGGCCTGCGTATCGAGAAGCTGCGCAAATCCTACAGCAAAAAGGTGGTGATCCGCGACGTCTCCATGTCGCTGGACCGGGGCGAAGTCGTGGCCCTGCTCGGCCCCAATGGCTCGGGTAAGACCACCAGCTTCTACGCCATTGCCGGGCTGGTGTTCCCCGAGGCAGGCTCCGTCACGATTGACGGGCAGAATGCCACCACCCTGCCGATGTATCGGCGCGCCCGCATGGGGATCGGTTACCTGCCGCAAGAGATGTCGATTTTTCGTGGCCTCTCGGTGGAGGACAATATCTCCTCTGTGCTGGATATTGCGGTGAAGCACGCTCACAAACGGCGCGAACGGCTCGAAGAATTGTTGTCCGATTTCTCGATTGAGCATTTGCGCCGGGCACCCGCCCTGGCCCTGTCGGGTGGCGAGCGTCGCCGCGTTGAAATCGCCCGCTGCCTGGCGGCAGACCCGAAGTATCTGCTGCTGGATGAGCCCTTTGCCGGGGTGGATCCGATCTCTGTCGGTGATATCCGCCATCTGGTGGGCGATCTCAAGAAACGCGGTATCGGTGTGCTGATCACTGACCACAATGTCCGCGAGACACTGGAGATCGTGGACCGGGCGTATATCTTGCACGACGGCAAGGTGCTGATGTCCGGCACCCCGGCCGAGGTGGTCGACAATGAAAACGTCCGCCGCGTCTATCTGGGTGACAATTTCCGGATTTCCTGA
- a CDS encoding LptA/OstA family protein, producing MFCLPVTLFATGLSAQSASIAFGAVKADPSQPVEVTAETLDVNQADGSARFIGDVVIIQGVMRLSANDVLVIYKQDETGKTGVERLEATGDVLLVNGPDAAEADKAEYTIDSGTVVMTGNVLLSQSTGTLTSNRLVVDLTTGTASLSGRVKTILNGGGD from the coding sequence ATGTTCTGCCTGCCGGTCACCCTGTTTGCCACAGGGCTTTCGGCGCAATCTGCATCCATCGCATTTGGCGCGGTCAAGGCAGACCCGTCTCAACCGGTTGAGGTCACCGCAGAAACACTGGATGTAAATCAGGCTGATGGCTCAGCGCGGTTTATCGGTGATGTGGTGATTATTCAGGGCGTGATGCGCCTGTCGGCAAATGATGTGCTGGTGATCTACAAGCAGGACGAAACCGGAAAGACCGGCGTCGAGCGGCTGGAAGCCACAGGTGATGTCCTGCTGGTCAATGGCCCCGACGCAGCTGAGGCCGACAAAGCCGAATATACCATCGATTCCGGCACTGTGGTGATGACGGGTAATGTCCTGCTGAGCCAGTCAACGGGCACATTGACATCGAACCGTCTTGTGGTGGATCTGACCACTGGCACCGCAAGCCTGTCCGGCCGCGTCAAAACCATCCTCAACGGCGGCGGCGACTGA
- the lptC gene encoding LPS export ABC transporter periplasmic protein LptC, producing MDGYSRLVAYLKVLLPLMALALMSTMFLISRGVNTDAVIPFAEQDLEDRTRGQQITAPFFSGTTAQGDEIMVTAALARPGGADAPATAVNLEAEIKMTGGGRFLLSSDTGALRPDKDMANFRGDVEILSSDGLRVTTQELNAALSGVRADSPGPVQASGAMGDLTAGAMQIDTKTDSGAVHMVFNKGVKLLYDPQQLER from the coding sequence ATGGACGGCTATTCCCGCCTTGTGGCCTACCTGAAGGTCCTGCTGCCGCTGATGGCTCTGGCGTTGATGTCGACCATGTTTCTGATTTCGCGCGGCGTGAACACCGATGCAGTGATCCCTTTTGCGGAGCAGGATCTGGAAGACCGTACCCGTGGTCAGCAGATCACCGCGCCATTTTTCTCAGGCACTACGGCGCAGGGCGATGAGATCATGGTAACCGCCGCCCTCGCCCGCCCAGGCGGCGCAGATGCGCCGGCGACGGCTGTGAACCTTGAGGCTGAGATCAAGATGACCGGCGGTGGCCGTTTCCTGCTAAGTTCCGACACCGGCGCCTTGCGCCCGGACAAGGATATGGCAAACTTTCGCGGCGATGTTGAAATCCTGTCCAGCGATGGTTTGCGTGTCACCACTCAGGAATTGAATGCAGCCCTCAGTGGTGTGCGCGCGGACAGCCCCGGCCCGGTTCAGGCCAGCGGTGCCATGGGGGATCTGACCGCCGGCGCCATGCAGATCGATACAAAAACCGATAGCGGGGCGGTACATATGGTTTTCAACAAAGGGGTCAAGCTGCTATATGACCCGCAACAATTGGAAAGATAA
- a CDS encoding KpsF/GutQ family sugar-phosphate isomerase codes for MSSAETFLATARQVITDEARALDALADGLDARFAEAVDLVLQAEGRVIVSGIGKSGHIGHKIAATLASTGTPAYFVHPAEASHGDLGMLSKGDVVLAISNSGEAPELANLLSFTRRFGIPLIGLSSRMDSTLMKEADVHLQIPALGEACGFGMVPSISTTLTLAMGDALAIALMKHRDFRPENFRAFHPGGKLGARLSKVDDLMHDGAALPLVGADTPMSDALIEISQKGFGVAGVTGADGALQGIITDGDLRRHMDGLLDKTAADVMTSDPTTIAPGSLAEEAVAIMNDRKITCLFVVDPEGNTAQAVGLLHIHDCLRVGLG; via the coding sequence ATGAGCAGCGCAGAGACATTCCTCGCCACCGCGCGACAGGTGATCACCGATGAGGCCCGCGCCCTTGATGCGCTGGCAGACGGGCTGGATGCGCGCTTTGCCGAAGCGGTTGATCTGGTCTTGCAGGCCGAAGGCCGCGTTATCGTCAGCGGGATCGGCAAATCCGGCCATATCGGGCATAAGATCGCGGCGACTCTCGCATCTACCGGAACGCCCGCCTATTTCGTCCATCCGGCAGAAGCCAGCCATGGCGACCTCGGCATGTTATCCAAGGGAGATGTGGTTCTGGCGATCTCCAATTCGGGTGAAGCGCCTGAGCTGGCCAACCTTCTGTCGTTCACCCGTCGCTTCGGTATCCCGCTGATCGGGCTGTCCAGCCGTATGGACAGCACCCTGATGAAAGAGGCGGATGTGCATCTGCAAATTCCCGCCTTGGGGGAGGCCTGCGGCTTTGGCATGGTGCCGTCGATTTCAACAACGCTGACATTGGCGATGGGCGATGCGCTGGCCATCGCCCTGATGAAGCATCGCGATTTCCGGCCTGAAAACTTCCGCGCCTTCCACCCCGGTGGTAAATTGGGCGCGCGGCTGTCAAAGGTCGACGATCTTATGCACGACGGGGCCGCGCTGCCGCTGGTCGGTGCAGACACCCCGATGTCCGATGCGCTGATCGAAATCAGCCAGAAGGGATTTGGCGTCGCAGGCGTCACAGGCGCCGATGGCGCCTTGCAGGGCATTATAACCGACGGTGACTTAAGGCGGCATATGGATGGGTTGCTGGACAAAACAGCGGCTGATGTGATGACCAGCGATCCGACAACGATTGCCCCCGGTTCATTGGCCGAAGAAGCCGTCGCGATCATGAACGACCGTAAGATTACCTGCCTGTTTGTTGTCGATCCGGAGGGTAACACCGCGCAGGCGGTGGGGTTGCTGCATATCCACGACTGCCTGCGCGTCGGGCTGGGCTAA
- a CDS encoding ribonuclease D, giving the protein MANHLYQNDLPDGLDLGPVVAIDCETMGLNPHRDRLCVVQLSGGDGNAHMVQIAKGQTAAPNLCAMLEDPKVLKLFHFGRFDIAAMYHAFGALAAPVYCTKIASRLVRTYTDRHGLRNLTQELIGVDISKQQQMSDWGAAQLSDAQLDYAASDVLHLHRLRAALDKRLEREGRSDMARACFDFLPMRAKLDLAGWSDTDIFAHS; this is encoded by the coding sequence TTGGCCAATCACCTCTATCAAAACGACCTGCCCGACGGGCTCGATCTGGGGCCGGTGGTCGCAATCGACTGCGAGACGATGGGACTCAACCCGCATCGGGATCGGCTCTGTGTCGTTCAGCTGTCGGGCGGTGACGGCAATGCCCATATGGTGCAGATCGCCAAAGGGCAGACCGCAGCGCCGAATCTTTGCGCGATGCTGGAGGACCCCAAGGTTCTGAAATTGTTTCATTTTGGCCGGTTCGATATCGCCGCGATGTATCATGCCTTTGGCGCATTGGCTGCCCCGGTTTATTGTACCAAGATCGCCAGCCGCCTGGTACGCACCTATACGGATCGCCATGGGCTGAGAAACCTGACGCAGGAGCTGATCGGCGTGGATATTTCCAAACAACAGCAGATGAGCGATTGGGGTGCCGCGCAACTGAGCGACGCACAGCTTGACTATGCCGCCTCCGACGTGCTGCACCTACACCGTTTGCGTGCCGCTCTGGACAAGCGTCTGGAACGTGAAGGTCGCAGTGACATGGCACGGGCCTGCTTCGATTTCCTGCCAATGCGCGCCAAGTTGGACCTCGCAGGTTGGTCTGACACAGACATCTTTGCACACTCATGA
- a CDS encoding globin domain-containing protein: MVSEDGRTLIHKSVESERMELDHFVRLFYAKFFEICPDVRALFPNDMASQHEKLLTSLTHIIEALDHPEKLSAILKHQGERHRAIQITDAHFDGFIHSFTGALADILGPEWSEDTHSAWRSFLTDVALNMNFLRTA, translated from the coding sequence ATGGTGTCAGAGGACGGCAGAACCCTGATTCACAAAAGTGTTGAAAGCGAACGTATGGAGCTGGATCACTTTGTGCGCCTGTTCTACGCGAAATTTTTTGAAATCTGCCCGGACGTGCGCGCACTTTTCCCCAACGATATGGCAAGTCAGCACGAAAAATTGCTGACCTCACTTACGCATATTATCGAAGCGTTGGACCATCCGGAAAAATTGTCGGCGATACTGAAACATCAAGGAGAGCGCCATCGTGCGATCCAGATCACCGATGCACATTTTGATGGGTTCATTCACAGCTTCACCGGTGCGCTGGCAGACATCCTCGGCCCGGAATGGAGCGAAGATACACATAGCGCCTGGCGCAGCTTTCTGACTGATGTCGCGCTCAACATGAACTTTCTCAGAACCGCATGA
- a CDS encoding complex I NDUFA9 subunit family protein has translation MSKLVTIYGGSGFVGRYIARRMAKEGWRVRVAVRRPNEAMYVKPYGVPGQVEPVLCNIRDDASVAAVMQGADAVVNCVGILNELGKNTFDAVQADGAERIARIAAGQSVSAMVHVSAVGADQDSDSEYAQSKAAGEAAVLEHMPNAVILRPSIIFGAEDQFFNRFAAMTRLSPVLPIAHADTKFQPVYVDDVAKAAVAAVLGQAEPGVYELGGPEVKSFGALMQQMLEVIDRRRLVLSLPGPIAKLVALGFDVMQFVSFQLIENKMLTRDQLKNLGADNVVSDDAKGFDELGIHPVSLASVLPDYLWKFRPSGQYSELMDSARNLRNDL, from the coding sequence ATGTCCAAACTGGTCACGATCTATGGCGGGTCCGGTTTTGTCGGCCGTTACATCGCCCGCCGCATGGCCAAGGAAGGTTGGCGTGTCCGCGTCGCCGTACGCCGTCCGAATGAGGCGATGTATGTCAAACCCTATGGCGTGCCCGGCCAGGTGGAGCCCGTTCTGTGCAATATCCGCGATGATGCCTCGGTTGCCGCAGTGATGCAGGGGGCGGATGCGGTGGTGAACTGCGTTGGCATCCTGAATGAGCTAGGCAAGAACACATTTGATGCCGTTCAGGCGGACGGCGCTGAGCGTATCGCGCGAATCGCTGCCGGTCAGAGCGTCAGCGCCATGGTTCATGTGTCTGCCGTCGGTGCAGATCAGGATAGCGACAGCGAATATGCCCAGTCAAAGGCCGCTGGCGAAGCGGCTGTGCTGGAGCATATGCCAAACGCGGTGATTCTGCGTCCGTCTATTATCTTTGGTGCCGAAGATCAGTTCTTCAATCGGTTTGCTGCGATGACACGTCTGTCGCCGGTGCTGCCGATCGCCCATGCCGATACTAAGTTCCAGCCGGTCTATGTTGACGATGTTGCCAAGGCAGCCGTTGCTGCGGTGCTCGGTCAGGCGGAGCCGGGTGTCTATGAGTTGGGTGGTCCGGAGGTGAAGAGCTTTGGCGCGCTGATGCAGCAGATGCTTGAGGTGATTGATCGTCGTCGCCTGGTGCTGTCGCTGCCCGGTCCGATTGCAAAGCTGGTGGCGCTTGGTTTTGACGTGATGCAGTTCGTGAGCTTCCAGCTGATCGAGAACAAGATGCTGACTCGCGACCAGCTGAAGAACCTTGGTGCTGATAATGTGGTCTCTGATGACGCCAAAGGCTTTGATGAGTTGGGGATTCATCCGGTTTCTCTGGCGTCGGTTCTGCCGGACTACCTGTGGAAGTTCCGCCCCTCGGGTCAATACAGTGAACTGATGGACTCCGCGCGCAACCTGCGCAACGATCTCTGA